From Panicum hallii strain FIL2 chromosome 2, PHallii_v3.1, whole genome shotgun sequence, a single genomic window includes:
- the LOC112881318 gene encoding nodulation-signaling pathway 1 protein-like, translating to MSEERGDQEPAAATSSGASDWLDESIAFLAADLDVGLGAYGWLQASAEEEQQQQGIDSMVAEARPPPAITLPQSGLGPVSTSVASSPVASPQEFGQPRKRKSPQHSSQRSPVGSGGGGRGSPELDRGGTSCNRKPSKKGSAKAGAASLGRDARWAEQLLNPCAVAIEAGNLPRAQHLLYVLGELASFSGEPNHRLAAHGLRALMQRLPHAVGPAAAATVKMPSCECPTPVFSGVDPLLFRASLIRFNEVSPWFAVPNVLANAAIAQAAAAAGAATEPRQFHVVDVGVSHGVQWPTLLEALTHVPRGSTPPSVRLTVGGPAAAPPVPFSASPPGYDCSPQLLRYAKSINLDLAIVQAPSLDTLHGIRTPGQTLVVCLQFRLGHATADEQVAVLRNIRSLNPELLVLAELDCGGRSDGSAASEFAARLEHLWMFLDSTAAAFKGRDADERRVMEAEAGTALAATARWGAAVGGGREAWLARLAAAGFEETAFGGEAVETSKALLRKYDGGWELVPPSPSAGAAVGLRWKGQPVSFCSLWRPTQASPELIWRGA from the coding sequence ATGAGCGAGGAGCGAGGAGACCAagaacccgccgccgccacaagCAGCGGCGCCTCGGATTGGCTCGATGAGTCCATCGccttcctcgccgccgacctTGACGTCGGCCTCGGTGCTTATGGCTGGTTGCAGGCATCAGCagaggaggagcagcagcagcagggcaTCGACAGCATGGTGGCGGAGGCACGGCCACCTCCGGCCATCACCTTGCCCCAGTCTGGCCTGGGCCCTGTTTCAACTAGCGTTGCATCGTCGCCGGTGGCGTCGCCGCAGGAGTTTGGGCAGCCCAGGAAACGCAAGTCTCCGCAGCACAGCAGCCAGCGCAGTCCGGttggaagcggcggcggcggcagaggtaGCCCCGAGCTTGACAGGGGAGGAACGAGCTGCAACCGGAAGCCGAGCAAGAAGGGCAGTGCAAAGGCAGGTGCGGCGAGCTTGGGCAGGGATGCGAGGTGGGCGGAGCAGCTGCTGAACCCGTGCGCGGTCGCCATCGAGGCGGGCAACCTGCCGCGCGCGCAGCACCTGCTGTACGTGCTCGGCGAGCTCGCCTCGTTCTCCGGCGAACCAAACCACCGCCTGGCCGCGCACGGGCTGCGCGCCCTCATGCAACGCCTCCCGCACGCCGTGGGTCCAGCGGCCGCGGCGACCGTGAAGATGCCATCTTGCGAGTGCCCGACGCCGGTGTTCTCCGGCGTCGACCCGCTCCTCTTCCGCGCGTCGCTCATCAGGTTCAACGAGGTCAGCCCGTGGTTCGCGGTACCGAACGTGCTCGCCAACGCCGCGATTGcgcaggccgcggcggcggcgggtgcggcGACCGAGCCTCGTCAGTTTCACGTCGTGGACGTCGGTGTCTCGCACGGCGTGCAGTGGCCGACGCTGCTCGAGGCGCTTACCCACGTGCCACGGGGCTCGACCCCGCCCTCCGTCCGCCTCACGGTCGGCGGCCCCGCGGCCGCCCCACCGGTGCCCTTCTCCGCTTCGCCTCCAGGCTACGACTGCTCACCGCAGCTGCTCCGGTACGCCAAGTCCATCAACCTGGACCTCGCCATCGTCCAGGCACCAAGTTTGGACACCCTGCACGGCATTCGCACCCCCGGCCAGACCCTCGTCGTCTGCCTCCAGTTCCGGCTCGGCCACGCCACCGCCGACGAGCAGGTAGCCGTGCTCCGAAACATCAGGAGCCTCAACCCAGAGCTACTAGTCCTCGCCGAGCTGGACTGCGGCGGCCGAAGCGACGGCAGCGCGGCGAGCGAGTTCGCGGCCAGGCTGGAGCATCTCTGGATGTTCCTGGACTCGACGGCCGCTGCGTTCAAGGGCCGGGACGCCGACGAGAGGCGGGTGATGGAAGCGGAGGCCGGGACAGCACTGGCAGCCACGGCGCGGTGGGGAGCGGCCGTGGGCGGAGGGAGGGAGGCGTGGCTTGCGCGTTTGGCCGCGGCGGGGTTCGAGGAGACGGCGTTCGGGGGCGAGGCGGTGGAGACGTCGAAGGCGCTGCTGAGGAAGTACGACGGCGGGTGGGAGCTGGTGCCACCATCGCcgtccgccggcgccgcggtggGGCTCCGGTGGAAAGGGCAGCCCGTGTCGTTCTGCTCCCTGTGGCGGCCGACGCAGGCTAGCCCGGAGCTTATTTGGCGTGGCGCATGA
- the LOC112880082 gene encoding probable GTP diphosphokinase RSH3, chloroplastic gives MPPSITLPVKCRPHPRLAPQPPAAALELLAARGAPAAAELRAAYTRCRTPTYLSLSLSADPAKPRGMALSLSRSADSAEPRAPCRGSPSARRARAAVAAGGDEGGGGLPALIIAGALSQYAIFRDDLVRRAFAAAEAAHRGQVRASGDPYLEHCVETAALLAELGAGPAVVAAGLLHDTVDDAGLDYGFISEQFGADVADLVKGVSNLSHFSKLARRNDTASRMDEADRLRTVFLATEDARAVLIKLADRLHNMRTLNSLPRIKRQCFAKETLEIFAPLANQLGILNWKEQLENLCFKYLHTDKFDELSSNLLEFYNRDMITAATRRLEQALEVRGLSYYAVYGRHKSIYSIHCKMARKKLAMDEIYDIHGVRVIVENRSDCFAALELVHHLWPRIPGKFKDYISSPKTNGYQSLHTVVLTKEMLPLEIQIRTRGMHLQAEFGIAAHWRYKEGVRSCSSSVPEMVEWVRRVVTYQCETLHIDHPSSLAPDTSPSNIHTIRSHSDVCPFSYSKQCGHSGPVLVILLENEKMSVQELPQNSTILDLLMRSSKHPMPFRLRLNCQAVHNWNQELKMGDVLELVPSTPCKPGGYTREFQQMFDHRLDSRRLMPCKYMT, from the exons ATGCCGCCGTCGATCACCCTCCCGGTCAAATGCCGCCCCCACCCCCGCCTCGCTCCGCAGccacccgcggcggcgctggagctgcTAGCTGCCCGCGGCGCCCCGGCTGCCGCCGAGTTGCGGGCGGCGTATACGCGGTGCCGGACCCCGACGTACCTGTCCCTCTCGCTCTCCGCCGACCCCGCGAAGCCCCGAGGGATGGCCCTGTCCCTCTCGCGCTCTGCTGACTCCGCGGAGCCCCGAGCGCCGTGCCGCGGCTCCCCGTCCGCACGGCGGGCACGCGCCGCCGTGGCGGCCGGGGGAgatgaaggcggcggcggacttcCCGCGCTTATAATCGCCGGTGCTCTGTCGCAGTACGCCATCTTCCGCGACGATCTCGTGCGGAgggccttcgccgccgccgaggcggCCCACCGCGGACAG GTGCGCGCGAGCGGCGATCCCTACCTGGAGCACTGCGTGGAGACGGCGGCGCTGCTTGCGGAGCTAGGCGCCGGCCCTGCCGTCGTCGCTGCCGGGCTGCTGCACGACACGGTCGACGACGCGGGCCTCGACTACGGTTTCATCTCCGAGCAGTTCGGTGCTGATGTTGCCGACCTTGTTAAGGGG GTTTCGAATCTAAGTCATTTCAGCAAACTGGCTCGTAGAAATGATACAGCCAGTAGAATGGATGAAGCTGACAGATTACGTACAGTTTTCCTTGCAACGGAAGATGCAAGAGCTGTGCTCATTAAACTTGCTGACAGGCTACACAACATGAGGACGCTCAATTCTTTGCCCAGGATCAAACGGCAGTGCTTTGCAAAGGAAAcgctggagatatttgctccCTTGGCGAATCAGTTGGGAATCTTGAATTGGAAGGAACAGCTTGAAAATCTATGCTTCAAGTATCTTCACACAGATAAATTTGATGAACTGTCAAGCAACCTTCTCGAATTCTACAACAGAGATATGATTACAGCTGCAACAAGGAGACTGGAACAAGCACTTGAGGTGAGAGGATTATCCTATTATGCGGTATATGGGAGGCACAAGAGCATTTACAGCATACACTGCAAGATGGCAAG GAAGAAACTAGCCATGGATGAAATTTATGATATACATGGGGTGCGTGTTATAGTTGAGAACAGATCTGATTGTTTCGCCGCATTAGAGCTTGTCCATCACTTGTGGCCTCGAATTCCCGGGAAGTTCAAAGACTATATCAGCAGCCCCAAAACAAATGG GTACCAGTCCCTGCACACAGTTGTGCTCACTAAAGAAATGCTCCCACTAGAAATCCAGATTCGCACTAGGGGCATGCATCTGCAGGCAGAGTTTGGAATTGCTGCACATTGGAGATACAAGGAAGGTGTTCGGAGTTGCTCTTCATCTGTTCCTGAAATGGTTGAATGGGTTAGAAGGGTGGTTACATATCAGTGTGAAACTTTGCACATTGACCATCCTTCATCACTTGCACCTGACACTTCACCGAGCAACATACACACGATTAGGTCACACTCTGATGTCTGTCCGTTCTCCTATTCAAAACAATGTGGCCACAGTGGACCAGTTCTAGTAATACTTCTAGAAAATGAAAAG ATGTCAGTGCAAGAACTCCCCCAAAATTCAACGATATTGGACCTACTTATGAGATCTTCTAAGCACCCCATGCCATTCAGGCTGAGGCTGAACTGCCAAGCCGTCCACAACTGGAACCAAGAGCTAAAAATGGGCGATGTTCTTGAACTGGTTCCTTCAACTCCATGCAAACCTGGAGGTTATACGAGGGAGTTCCAACAAATGTTTGATCACCGTCTTGACAGCCGTAGATTAATGCCTTGTAAATACATGACGTGA
- the LOC112883019 gene encoding uncharacterized protein LOC112883019, protein MPTLGIAPLLDAYFRRRFAAAGLVEASVPLDGGATTVHCWRFPPGADGGTNARPVLVLLHGFGPPATWQWRRQVGPLSRRFRLVVPDLLFFGGSSTSSAARVSEAHQAEAVAKLVAAVVPPGTARVSVAGTSYGGFVAYHAARLLGPGAVERVVIASSDLLKADADDRALLRRGGAERVEDVMLPRSPERMRRLLQLAYHRPRRFTPGFVLRDLVQYLYSDKVEEKKELIKGITLGNKDKFQLTPLAQEVLVLWGEHDQIFPIEKAFEVARKLGPNARLEVLKDTGHMPQEEDPKRFNEAILNFLLPAPKSL, encoded by the exons atgcCGACACTCGGCATCGCGCCGCTGCTCGACGCCtacttccgccgccgcttcgccgcGGCGGGCCTCGTGGAGGCGTCGGTGcccctcgacggcggcgccaCCACGGTCCACTGCTGGCGCTTCCCTCCGGGGGCCGACGGCGGCACCAACGCGCGCCCCGTGCTCGTCCTCCTCCACGGCTTCGGCCCCCCGGCGACGTGGCAGTGGCGGCGCCAGGTGGGCCCGCTGTCCCGCCGGTTCCGCCTCGTCGTCCCGGACCTCCTCTTCTTCGGCGGCTCGTCCACGTCGTCGGCCGCGCGCGTCTCCGAGGCCCACCAGGCCGAGGCGGTGGCGAAGCTCGTGGCGGCCGTGGTGCCGCCCGGGACGGCGCGCGTGTCGGTGGCCGGCACGAGCTACGGCGGGTTCGTGGCGTACCACGCTGCGAGGCTGCTGGGCCCCGGCGCGGTGGAGCGGGTGGTGATCGCCAGCTCCGACCTGCTCAAGGCCGACGCCGACGACCGcgccctgctccgccgcggcggcgccgagcgcgTCGAGGACGTGATGCTGCCGCGCTCCCCCGAGCGGATGCGCCGGCTGCTGCAGCTCGCCTACCACCGCCCGCGCAGGTTCACGCCGGGGTTCGTGCTCCGCGACCTCGTCCAG TATCTGTACAGTGATAAAGTAGAAGAGAAGAAGGAACTAATAAAGGGCATAACGCTGGGCAACAAAGACAAGTTCCAGCTTACACCACTCGCTCAG GAAGTTCTTGTGTTATGGGGAGAGCATGACCAGATATTCCCTATAGAGAAGGCATTTGAAGTGGCAAG GAAACTTGGACCAAATGCAAGGTTGGAGGTCCTCAAGGACACCGGCCACATGCCTCAGGAGGAGGATCCAAAGCGGTTCAACGAGGCAATCCTGAACTTCTTGCTTCCTGCTCCAAAGTCCTTGTAA
- the LOC112881319 gene encoding transcription initiation factor TFIID subunit 9-like, whose translation MDAAVRASTPPPAAREEPRDASMVRRILRSEGLGECEYDPRVVDRFMELARRYAGDVLGEARAYADHAGRASLEADDVHLAIQAKSAFSPAPPRREVIFDLARSRNTIPLHKAAAPPGWIPLPSLEDTMLSPNYLVVRPVMLSVDQVEETEDDDEGSDPNSNTEQEHNGSTSNKQTQINAMATAAVRQRR comes from the exons ATGGACGCCGCCGTACGGGCGTCGACTCCGCCGCCGGCAGCCAGGGAAGAGCCGCGGGACGCAAGCATGGTGCGGAGGATCCTGCGCTCCGAGGGTCTCGGGGAGTGCGAGTACGACCCCCGTGTGGTGGACCGATTCATGGAGCTCGCCCGCCGCTACGCTGGCGATGTGCTCGGCGAGGCCAGGGCGTACGCCGACCACGCCGGCAGGGCGTCGCTCGAGGCTGACGACGTGCACCTCGCGATCCAGGCCAAGTCCGCGTTCTCCCCCGCGCCACCGCGCCGCGAG GTTATCTTTGACCTGGCGCGCAGCAGGAACACGATCCCTCTGCACAAGGCGGCTGCTCCTCCTGGATGGatccctctcccttctcttgAGGACACAATGCTGAGCCCAAATTACCTAGTCGTTCGTCCGGTTATGCTGTCCGTTGATCAGGTTGAGGAAACCGAGGATGACGATGAAGGTTCAGATCCTAATTCCAACACTGAACAAGAGCACAATGGTAGCACCAGCAATAAGCAGACCCAGATCAATGCCATGGCCACTGCAGCCGTGAGACAGAGAAGATGA